The following DNA comes from Anopheles arabiensis isolate DONGOLA chromosome 3, AaraD3, whole genome shotgun sequence.
GATTTTGCAAAACGTACAACAATTATCGTCGGAACTATAACCAAGCGAATTTCAATCGTCAGCAAGCAAATACTAGAACGGTCTCAGTCAATGTGCACAGCGTTCAGGAGAGAAGGAAGTATGTACCTCTCAGCATCAATGGCATTCACCTCCGGCTACAGCTCGACACCGCTTCTGACATATCAGTCATTGGCAAAAATACCTGGAAACTAATCGGAGCACCCCCCCCTTTCCCCGCCAACAGTCGATGCCAAAACAGCATCGGGAGCAGTGTTGCATATAATCGGCGAATTCAGTGCCAACATCACCATCAAAGAAGAGCAGCGTGTCGAGACGGTTTATGTTTCGCAAGCGGACTTGAAGCTGTTGGGAACCGACCTAATCGAGGCTTTTTCCTTATGGTCAGTGCCTGTTGACCAGATATGCAACGCCATTCAATCATCAACGAATAAGGAGCTACGACTACGTTATCCCAAGCTGTTTGGAGAGGGCATGGGCCTATGTACAAAGGGAAACGTTACTCTGCAGCTGAAAGAAAAGTGTCGTCCAGTTTTCTGCCCTAAACGTCCAGTTGCGTACGCTATGCTGGATGCAGTCGACAAGGAACTGGACCGGCTGGAGAAGCTAGGAGTCATCACACCGGTCGATTTCTCTGACTGGGCCGCACCAATTGTCGTCGTGCGGAAAGCAAACGGTCAGATAAGGATCTGCGGAGATTACTCGACCGGTCTCAATGGAGCCTTGCACCCCCAGGAGTACCCGCTTCCACTACCAGCAGATATTTTCGCCAGGCTAGGTAATTGCACTCATTTTACACAAATAGATTTATCGGATGCTTTCCTTCAGGTCGAAATTGCTGAGCAGAGTCGGAAGTTTCTAACCATCAACACGCATAAAGGGCTTTACTCCTACAACCGACTACCACCGGGCATCAAGGTAGCTCCTGCGGCTTTTCAACAGTTGATGGACAAAATGCTCATTGGATTGCGGGGAGTTTCCAGTTACATGGATGATATCATTATCGGAGGTAGGAATCAGAAAGAACATGatgatattttaaatgaaacgcTCGCTAGAATTCAAGATTATGGTTTCACAATTCGCgtagaaaaatgtttttttaatgagaAGCAAATACGGTATCTAGGGCACATAATCGATAATCAAGGCATCAGACCAGATCCGGAAAAAGTTAAAGCTATAACCAATTTGCCAGCACCATCAGATGTCAGTGAAGTAAGGTCATTCCTCGGAGCAATCAATTATTATGGGCGCTTTATTCCAAATCTACGAAATTTGCGGTACCCACTGGATGCACTACTAAAAGAAGGGAGAGAATTTGCGTGGACTGCAGAATGCCAGaaagtttttgaaaatttcaaatcagTATTGTCTTCAAACCTATTATTAACCCATTATGATCCGCGACTTGAGATAGTGGTATCAGCTGATGCGTCTTCCGTTGGTCTGGGAGCAACTCTAAGTCACAAATTTTCTGATGGCAGTATGAAGGTTGTACAACATGCATCACGATCTCTTACAAAAGCCGAGCAAAGATACAGTCAAATCGACCGGGAAGGGCTAGCTATCATTTTCGCAGTGACCAAATTTCATAAGATGATATTTGGTCGGCATTTCCGTCTTCAGACAGATCACAGGCCTCTGCTAAGAATATTTGGAAACAAGAAAGGTATTCCTGTTTACACTGCAAACAGGTTACAGCGTTTTGCCCTTACGCTTTTAATGTACGATTTTGAAATCGAATATGTAACCACGGAGAAATTTGGAAATGCCGACATCCTATCAAGATTGATAAGCGAGCACAGCAAGCCAGATGAAGACTATATAATCGCCAATTTGGAGCTAGAGAAGGATGTAAAATCAGTAGTCATCAGCAACATCTCATCCCTACCAATCAATTTTACGGAAGTAGCCAAACAAACGGGAAAAGATTCAATTTTATCAAAGGTACTACATTTTACACAAAACGGTTGGCCACATAATACTATTTATACAGGAGAATTAGCAAGTTTTTATGCAAGAAGGGAAGCGTTATCAGCAGTGGATGAGTGTTTATTATTTGGCGAGAGAGTCATAATTCCAAACAGCCTTCAGGAACGATGCCTCCGACAGTTCCATCGTGGCCATCCTGGCATTCAAAGAATGAAATCGTTAGCTCGTAGCTACGTATATTGGCCATCCATCGATAAAGACATAAGCGAATGCGTAGCCTCTTGTGAGAGGTGTTAAGCTGTTTCAAAGTCACCTGCTCATTCAACTCCTATTCCTTGGCCTAAACCTTCATCACCATGGCAGCGTGTGCATATCGATTACGCTGGCCCTCTGGAAGGGGACTATTTTTTAATTGTCGTGGATGCATACTCAAAATGGCCAGAGATTGTAAAAACATCAAGCAATACGGCATCGGCGACTATAGCAATTCTACGAGGAATATTTTCACGTTTTGGAAATCCAGT
Coding sequences within:
- the LOC120902092 gene encoding uncharacterized protein K02A2.6-like codes for the protein MGLCTKGNVTLQLKEKCRPVFCPKRPVAYAMLDAVDKELDRLEKLGVITPVDFSDWAAPIVVVRKANGQIRICGDYSTGLNGALHPQEYPLPLPADIFARLGRNC